A window of the Gossypium hirsutum isolate 1008001.06 chromosome A03, Gossypium_hirsutum_v2.1, whole genome shotgun sequence genome harbors these coding sequences:
- the LOC107886882 gene encoding dihydroorotate dehydrogenase (quinone), mitochondrial, with the protein MAIRTAGKLFKDLVRQRVISTSIGPSRHCSSAAASAPKIPHSSKKGRRLLTGATIGLIIAGGAYVSTVDEATFCGWLFSATKLVNPFFALLDAEKAHTLAVAAASRGWVPREKRPDPAILGLEVWGRKFSNPVGLSAGFDKNAEAVEGLLGMGFGFVEVGSVTPVPQEGNIKPRIFRLRQEGAIINRCGFNSEGIVAVAKRLGAQHGKRKLETSSSSSPSNEEAKHGGKAGPGILGVNLGKNKTSEDAAADYVQGVHTLSQYADYLVINVSSPNTPGLRMLQGRKQLKDLVKRVQAARDEMQWGEEGPPPLLVKIAPDLSKDDLEDIAAVALALRLDGLIISNTTISRPDPVDKNPVSAEAGGLSGKPLFNLSTNILKEMYVLTRGKIPLIGCGGISSGEDAYKKIRAGATLVQLYTAFAYGGPALIPQIKAELAECLERDGFKSIHEAVGADCR; encoded by the exons ATGGCAATAAGGACAGCTGGGAAATTGTTTAAAGATCTCGTGCGCCAAAGGGTTATTTCCACTTCCATAGGACCCTCTAGACATTGCTCTTCCGCTGCTGCTTCTGCCCCTAAAATCCCTCATTCTTCAAAAAAA GGAAGAAGGTTATTGACTGGAGCTACCATAGGCTTAATTATAGCAGGTGGAGCTTATGTTAGTACTGTTGATGAAGCAACTTTCTG TGGTTGGCTGTTCTCAGCGACTAAACTTGTAAACCCATTCTTTGCACTTTTGGATGCTGAGAAAGCTCATACACTAGCTGTTGCAGCTGCTTCTCGTGGTTGGGTTCCCAGGGAGAAGAGACCTGATCCAGCAATTCTGGGATTAGAAGTTTGGGGAAGGAAGTTTTCAAACCCTGTTGGTCTCTCTGCTGGCTTTGACAAAAATGCAGAAGCTGTTGAAGGTTTACTTGGTATGGGTTTTGGCTTTGTGGAAGTTGGATCAGTAACCCCTGTTCCACAAGAGGGTAATATCAAGCCACGCATCTTTAGACTGCGGCAAGAAGG TGCTATTATCAATCGCTGTGGGTTCAATAGTGAAGGAATTGTTGCTGTTGCAAAGAGATTAGGTGCTCAGCATGGTAAGAGGAAGTTAGAGACTTCGAGTTCCTCGTCACCCTCGAATGAAGAAGCCAAACATGGGGGCAAAGCTGGTCCTGGAATTCTGGGAGTCAATCTTGGGAAGAATAAGACAAGTGAAGATGCTGCTGCTGACTATGTACAAGGAGTTCACACGTTATCCCAGTATGCTGATTACTTG GTTATTAATGTTTCATCACCAAACACTCCTGGATTACGTATGCTTCAAGGAAGGAAACAGTTGAAGGATCTTGTTAAGAGG GTTCAAGCTGCTCGTGATGAAATGCAATGGGGTGAGGAAGGTCCTCCTCCACTGCTTGTTAAAATTGCTCCAGACTTGTCTAAAGATGACCTTGAGGATATAGCAGCG GTTGCTCTTGCCCTCCGCTTGGATGGATTG ATTATATCTAACACAACCATTTCGAGACCAGATCCCGTAGATAAAAATCCAGTCTCTGCAGAAGCTGGTGGCTTAAGCGGAAAGCCTCTTTTTAATTTGTCAACCAACATCTTGAAGGAGATGTATGTCCTAACAAGG GGAAAGATCCCTTTAATAGGCTGTGGAGGTATTAGCAG TGGTGAGGATGCATACAAAAAAATACGAGCTGGAGCAACGCTCGTTCAGCTTTATACAGCATTTGCATATGGAGGCCCTGCCTTAATTCCCCAAATAAAg gctGAACTTGCTGAGTGTTTAGAAAGGGATGGTTTCAAATCAATCCATGAAGCTGTTGGTGCTGATTGCAGATGA